The following coding sequences are from one Diabrotica virgifera virgifera chromosome 2, PGI_DIABVI_V3a window:
- the LOC126879785 gene encoding uncharacterized protein LOC126879785 isoform X4 has translation MEQHTIICRTCCVGGCTFSTSITFSRDEMDMFLEGLKLIQIFVFVLGILKKILRYMRVRTRGITKGAIPSSFLPPLDYQDEKATEESQFIDMHGQSQ, from the exons ATGGAACAACATACAATAATATGTAGAACATGTTGTGTTGGTGGTTGTACCTTCTCCACATCGATTACGTTTTCCAGAGATGAAATGGACATGTTCTTGGAAGGGTTGAAACTTATTCAAA TTTTCGTGTTTGTTCTAGGCATTTTAAAGAAGATTTTAAGATACATGAGAGTTCGAACAAGAGGAATTACCAAAGGGGCCATCCCAAGCTCATTTTTACCACCACTAG ATTATCAGGATGAAAAGGCTACTGAAGAATCTCAATTTATTGACATGCATG GTCAGAGTCAATAG
- the LOC126879785 gene encoding uncharacterized protein LOC126879785 isoform X3, with protein sequence MEQHTIICRTCCVGGCTFSTSITFSRDEMDMFLEGLKLIQIFVFVLGILKKILRYMRVRTRGITKGAIPSSFLPPLDYQDEKATEESQFIDMHVGQSQ encoded by the exons ATGGAACAACATACAATAATATGTAGAACATGTTGTGTTGGTGGTTGTACCTTCTCCACATCGATTACGTTTTCCAGAGATGAAATGGACATGTTCTTGGAAGGGTTGAAACTTATTCAAA TTTTCGTGTTTGTTCTAGGCATTTTAAAGAAGATTTTAAGATACATGAGAGTTCGAACAAGAGGAATTACCAAAGGGGCCATCCCAAGCTCATTTTTACCACCACTAG ATTATCAGGATGAAAAGGCTACTGAAGAATCTCAATTTATTGACATGCATG TAGGTCAGAGTCAATAG
- the LOC126879785 gene encoding uncharacterized protein LOC126879785 isoform X5 yields the protein MEQHTIICRTCCVGGCTFSTSITFSRDEMDMFLEGLKLIQSILKKILRYMRVRTRGITKGAIPSSFLPPLDYQDEKATEESQFIDMHVGQSQ from the exons ATGGAACAACATACAATAATATGTAGAACATGTTGTGTTGGTGGTTGTACCTTCTCCACATCGATTACGTTTTCCAGAGATGAAATGGACATGTTCTTGGAAGGGTTGAAACTTATTCAAA GCATTTTAAAGAAGATTTTAAGATACATGAGAGTTCGAACAAGAGGAATTACCAAAGGGGCCATCCCAAGCTCATTTTTACCACCACTAG ATTATCAGGATGAAAAGGCTACTGAAGAATCTCAATTTATTGACATGCATG TAGGTCAGAGTCAATAG
- the LOC126879785 gene encoding uncharacterized protein LOC126879785 isoform X1, whose protein sequence is MEQHTIICRTCCVGGCTFSTSITFSRDEMDMFLEGLKLIQIFVFVLGILKKILRYMRVRTRGITKGAIPSSFLPPLGICKRPMHELKEMTRDRDLFRQTIYDITSTTTLPPGGQD, encoded by the exons ATGGAACAACATACAATAATATGTAGAACATGTTGTGTTGGTGGTTGTACCTTCTCCACATCGATTACGTTTTCCAGAGATGAAATGGACATGTTCTTGGAAGGGTTGAAACTTATTCAAA TTTTCGTGTTTGTTCTAGGCATTTTAAAGAAGATTTTAAGATACATGAGAGTTCGAACAAGAGGAATTACCAAAGGGGCCATCCCAAGCTCATTTTTACCACCACTAG gaatatgcaaaagacctatgcatgagttaaaagaaatgaccagagacagagatctttttAGACAGACAATATatgacatcacgtcgaccactacactccctcctgggggtcaggattga
- the LOC126879785 gene encoding uncharacterized protein LOC126879785 isoform X2, whose protein sequence is MEQHTIICRTCCVGGCTFSTSITFSRDEMDMFLEGLKLIQSILKKILRYMRVRTRGITKGAIPSSFLPPLGICKRPMHELKEMTRDRDLFRQTIYDITSTTTLPPGGQD, encoded by the exons ATGGAACAACATACAATAATATGTAGAACATGTTGTGTTGGTGGTTGTACCTTCTCCACATCGATTACGTTTTCCAGAGATGAAATGGACATGTTCTTGGAAGGGTTGAAACTTATTCAAA GCATTTTAAAGAAGATTTTAAGATACATGAGAGTTCGAACAAGAGGAATTACCAAAGGGGCCATCCCAAGCTCATTTTTACCACCACTAG gaatatgcaaaagacctatgcatgagttaaaagaaatgaccagagacagagatctttttAGACAGACAATATatgacatcacgtcgaccactacactccctcctgggggtcaggattga